In one window of Camelina sativa cultivar DH55 chromosome 15, Cs, whole genome shotgun sequence DNA:
- the LOC104746460 gene encoding probable tetraacyldisaccharide 4'-kinase, mitochondrial, translating to MEKVRKVVNEIAYTRDHSKSPALHRSLVPILTLASSLYRVALQIRRSLYRFSLVQKHRLPVPVISVGNLSWGGNGKTPMVEYISQFLVDSGLSPLILTRGYGGGDEAKMLKRHLRGVPAKIGIGANRAATAAWFFEK from the exons ATGGAGAAGGTGAGGAAGGTGGTGAACGAAATCGCATACACGAGAGACCATAGTAAATCCCCTGCACTTCACCGGTCTCTCGTTCCCATCCTCACACTCGCTTCTTCTCTATACAGAGTCGCTCTCCAAATCCGCCGCTCTCTCTACCGCTTCTCATTGGTACAGAAACACCG ATTACCGGTTCCGGTGATCAGCGTTGGGAATCTGAGCTGGGGAGGTAATGGGAAGACGCCAATGGTGGAATACATTTCTCAATTCCTCGTTGATTCTGGACTTTCACCTCTTATCCTCACTCGT GGTTATGGTGGTGGAGATGAAGCCAAAATGCTTAAAAGACATCTTCGTGGTGTACCGGCAAAGATTGGGATTGGTGCAAACCGAGCAGCTACTGCTGCTTGGTTTTTCGAAAAGTAG